A single genomic interval of Petroclostridium xylanilyticum harbors:
- the typA gene encoding translational GTPase TypA — MQIREDVRNIAIIAHVDHGKTTLVDGLLKQSGIFRANEQVQERVMDSNDLERERGITILSKNTSVMYKGIKINIVDTPGHADFGGEVERVLKMVDGVLLLVDAFEGCMPQTRFVLRKALSLNLKPIVVVNKIDRPGARPYEVVDEILELFIELGADEDQLEFPVVYASARDGYAVVEPEAKGENLLPLFEMIVNHVPAPKGEMEQPLQILVSNIEYDEYIGRIAVGRVERGSAQYGQQAVLCKKDGSNVNVKITRLYQFEGLKRVEVESAKLGDIIAVSGISDINIGETICDAGHPEPLPFVQIDEPTISMTFSVNNSPFAGKEGIFVTSRHLRERLFKETETNVSLKVEETDSADSFKVSGRGELHLSILIETMRRQGYEFQVSKPVVINKEVNGEIHEPIELLIIDVPEEYMGVVMEKIGMRKAEMINMTSANSGYMRLEFKIPARGLIGYRSEFMTDTKGNGIMNHIFYGYEPYKGDIQGRQRGSLIAFETGEATTYGLYNAQERGTLFITPGTKVYEGMVVGENSRLEDITVNVCKKKHVTNMRAAGSEEALRLTPATVLSLEQSLEFIADDELVEVTPKNIRLRKKILNHEMRAKSKR, encoded by the coding sequence ATGCAAATAAGAGAAGATGTAAGAAATATAGCCATTATTGCACATGTTGACCATGGAAAAACTACTTTAGTGGATGGATTATTAAAGCAAAGCGGTATTTTCAGGGCAAATGAACAGGTACAGGAAAGAGTTATGGACTCCAATGATTTGGAAAGGGAAAGGGGAATTACCATACTTTCCAAAAACACTTCGGTGATGTATAAAGGAATAAAAATCAACATTGTAGACACTCCGGGGCACGCTGACTTTGGAGGCGAAGTAGAACGTGTCCTTAAAATGGTGGACGGAGTACTCTTATTGGTAGATGCCTTTGAAGGATGCATGCCGCAAACCAGATTTGTTCTTAGAAAGGCGTTAAGCCTCAACCTTAAGCCAATTGTAGTAGTAAACAAGATCGACCGTCCCGGGGCAAGACCTTACGAAGTAGTGGATGAAATACTTGAGCTTTTCATTGAATTGGGTGCGGATGAAGATCAGTTGGAATTTCCGGTGGTGTATGCATCTGCCCGTGATGGCTATGCTGTGGTGGAACCGGAGGCAAAAGGGGAAAACCTGCTGCCTCTATTTGAAATGATTGTTAACCATGTTCCAGCTCCTAAAGGTGAAATGGAACAGCCTCTGCAGATACTTGTTTCCAATATTGAATATGATGAATATATCGGCAGGATAGCGGTAGGAAGAGTAGAACGGGGAAGTGCACAATATGGCCAACAAGCTGTATTATGCAAAAAAGATGGAAGCAATGTCAATGTGAAAATAACCAGGTTGTACCAGTTTGAAGGGTTAAAAAGAGTAGAAGTAGAAAGTGCAAAACTGGGGGATATTATTGCTGTATCGGGGATTAGTGACATTAATATTGGAGAGACCATTTGTGATGCAGGTCATCCGGAACCCCTGCCATTTGTTCAAATTGATGAGCCAACCATATCTATGACATTTAGTGTCAACAATAGTCCCTTTGCAGGCAAAGAAGGAATTTTTGTAACATCAAGACATTTAAGGGAAAGGTTGTTTAAAGAGACTGAAACCAATGTGAGCTTGAAAGTAGAAGAAACCGATTCTGCGGATTCTTTTAAGGTTTCGGGGAGAGGTGAACTTCATCTCTCAATTTTGATTGAAACGATGAGAAGGCAGGGTTATGAATTCCAAGTATCAAAGCCGGTAGTAATCAATAAGGAAGTCAATGGTGAAATTCATGAGCCAATTGAATTGTTAATCATAGATGTGCCCGAAGAATATATGGGAGTAGTTATGGAAAAAATAGGGATGAGAAAAGCTGAGATGATTAATATGACATCCGCTAATTCGGGGTATATGCGATTGGAATTTAAAATTCCTGCAAGAGGATTAATTGGTTACAGGTCTGAGTTTATGACGGATACAAAAGGTAATGGGATAATGAATCATATTTTTTATGGCTATGAACCCTATAAGGGTGATATACAGGGAAGACAGCGGGGTTCACTCATTGCTTTTGAAACAGGAGAAGCTACCACCTATGGATTATATAATGCTCAAGAAAGAGGGACATTATTTATTACCCCCGGTACTAAAGTATATGAGGGGATGGTAGTAGGGGAAAATTCCCGTCTGGAGGATATTACGGTCAATGTATGCAAGAAAAAGCACGTTACCAATATGAGAGCGGCCGGTTCTGAAGAGGCACTCAGGTTAACGCCGGCGACAGTTTTAAGTTTGGAACAGTCATTGGAGTTTATTGCTGATGATGAATTGGTTGAAGTTACTCCTAAGAATATCAGACTGAGGAAAAAAATTCTCAACCATGAAATGAGAGCTAAAAGCAAAAGATAA